The following coding sequences are from one Nicotiana tomentosiformis chromosome 3, ASM39032v3, whole genome shotgun sequence window:
- the LOC138908460 gene encoding uncharacterized protein: protein MIWYHNLPPNSIDSFAMLADSFVKAHVGAIRVEARKSYLFNVRQKDNEMLREFVSRFQMERMNLPPVANDWIVQAFTQGLNVRSSVASHQLKQNLIEYPAFTWADVHNRYQSKIRVEDGQLRAPSGSVYPIIPVDILKRDSDREPRLNRDRYQPYNGDRRSSGSGRNPVRNERRSDRGQSSRGLMSKNDFDKPIGSKKAPRLSEYNFNIDAAAIVSAIRRIKDTKCPRPLHTYPTQRDSNKMCKYHGTYSHRTEDCRQLREEIARLFNNRYFWEFLSDQAKNHFRNSDSNKQNEQE from the coding sequence atgatatggtaccacaatttaccacctaattctattgactcatttgctatgcttgcagattcttttgtaaaagcacacgttGGGGCCATCAGGGTTGAAGCTAGGAAGTCGTACCTTTTCAACGTAAGGCAGAAGGATAACGAAATGCTCAGAGAATTTGTGtctcgattccaaatggaacgaatgaaCCTGCCACCGGTCGCCAATGATTGGatcgttcaagctttcacccaaggactcaatgttcgaagctcagtggcttcgcatcagttgaaacaaaatttgattgaATACCCAGCttttacttgggccgatgtgcataatcgatatcaatcgaagatcagggtcgaagatggcCAACTAAGGGCTCCTTCCGGGTCTGTTTATCCTATTATACCCGTTGATATACTCAAGAGGGACAGTGACCGAGAACCGAGATTaaacagagatcgataccagccatacaATGGAGATCGTAGGAGCAGCGGATCTGGGCGAAATCCTGTacgaaatgaaaggagaagtgatcgaggccagagctctcgagggctcatgagcaagaaCGACTTTGACAAGCCTATCGGATCTAAaaaagcaccacgattatcagaatacaactttaatattgATGCagccgccatcgtatcggctatcagacgcatcaaagataccaaatgtcCTCGACCTTTACATACTTATCCAACCCAAAGAGATTCCAAcaaaatgtgcaaatatcatggcacctatagccacagaacggaagattgtcgacaattgagagaagaaatagcccggttattcaacaataGGTACTTTTGGGAGTTTCTAAGTGACCAAGCGAAGAATCATTTTAGAAACAGTGACTCCAAtaaacaaaacgagcaagaataa
- the LOC138908461 gene encoding uncharacterized protein, with product MNQSESARTMVVPLAFDGVGYRSWRRGILRALLLKNKVGFITGKCKKSGSNDATFNQWARCDDMVTSWIFNSLSNDLADSLQYVNDAKELWQELEDRYDHINGAKLYQLQKEINDLSQGAFDIIGYNTKMKRFWEELKTLNAHAQCSCQCTCGAKANMHKAEQDRILIQFLMGLNEVYAVVRGSILMMYPLPSFA from the coding sequence ATGAATCAGTCTGAGAGTGCCAGAACAATGGTGGTGCCGCTAGCCTTTGACGGAGTTGGTTATAGATCCTGGAGGAGAGGCATTCTTAGAGCTCTTTTACTGAAGAATAAAGTCGGATTCATCACTGGAAAATGTAAGAAATCGGGCTCTAATGATGCGACCTTCAACCAGTGGGCTCGATGTGACGACATGGTGACGTCATGGATTTTTAATTCACTCTCAAACGATTTGGCAGACAGTCTACAGTACGTCAATGATGCCAAAGAGTTATGGCAAGAATTGGAGGACCGATACGATCACATCAATGGGGCAAAACTTTATCAGCTTCAAAAGGAAATAAATGACCTTAGTCAAGGTGCTTTTGACATCATAGGATATAACACAAAAATGAAGAGATTTTGGGAGGAATTAAAAACTTTAAATGCCCACGCACAATGTAGTTGTCAATGCACTTGTGGAGCCAAAGCAAATATGCATAAAGCTGAACAAGATCGCATACTAATTCAGTTTCTAATGGGGCTTAACGAAGTCTATGCAGTTGTGAGGGGTAGCATCTTAATGATGTACCCATTGCCTAGCTTTGCATAA